One region of Chlorobiota bacterium genomic DNA includes:
- a CDS encoding WD40 repeat domain-containing protein has translation MRQLSVIVLVGLFLLTISGRSQTVLQHQAPVTSAVFSPDGRHVLTSSYDSTAVIWDAATGAKQVTMRGHTSRIISAFYNPNGDRVVTASWDSTARVWDAATGSQQLLLKGHNGNVRLALFSNNGERIITTGEDGTARIWDAANGALLRTLTADAIPGFFTARFNPAGTRVVTSGRGGDSTVQIWDAETGERLLTLRGHKGSLNYAEFSHDGKLVVSAGFDGTARIWNAETGEQVQMLTGHTNRVRTAYFSPDDSRILTASFDMTARIWDANTGAQLRNLAMHMDRIRDARFSPDGKLAATAGFDGAALIWDTETGDTVRLLLGHAAPLYSAEFSPDAARVVTCSDDRTAIIWSLSSSVAPGHPASSQQLGIQLRPNPATGETVLWLPAPTAAATPQRVVLATMIGTIVMVKEVAAGEPSLLLPLGGLPAGVYHVGVAGGAQRQGAWLHVGGE, from the coding sequence ATGCGCCAACTTTCCGTAATCGTGCTTGTGGGTCTTTTTCTGCTCACCATTTCTGGCAGGTCGCAGACGGTTTTGCAGCACCAGGCTCCCGTTACTTCGGCGGTTTTCAGCCCCGATGGTCGTCATGTGCTGACCAGTAGCTACGACAGCACGGCGGTGATCTGGGATGCCGCCACCGGCGCGAAGCAGGTGACAATGCGAGGGCATACTTCAAGGATTATCTCGGCCTTCTACAATCCAAATGGTGATCGGGTGGTGACCGCAAGTTGGGACAGCACGGCGCGGGTGTGGGATGCGGCCACCGGCAGCCAGCAGCTTCTGCTGAAAGGCCACAACGGGAATGTCCGCCTGGCACTGTTCAGCAATAATGGTGAGCGAATCATCACCACGGGGGAGGATGGGACGGCGCGAATTTGGGATGCGGCCAACGGGGCGTTGCTGCGGACGCTAACGGCAGATGCAATCCCGGGATTTTTTACGGCGCGGTTCAATCCCGCCGGCACACGCGTGGTGACCTCCGGACGTGGCGGCGACAGCACCGTGCAGATTTGGGATGCAGAAACCGGCGAGCGTTTGCTCACCTTACGCGGCCACAAAGGATCGCTGAATTATGCGGAGTTCAGCCACGATGGGAAGCTGGTGGTGTCGGCTGGGTTCGACGGAACCGCACGGATTTGGAACGCCGAGACGGGGGAGCAGGTCCAGATGCTAACCGGCCACACGAACCGCGTCCGCACGGCATACTTCAGCCCGGACGATTCGCGGATACTCACCGCCAGCTTCGACATGACCGCACGGATTTGGGATGCGAACACCGGGGCGCAGCTCCGCAACTTGGCGATGCACATGGATCGCATTCGCGATGCGCGATTCAGCCCCGATGGAAAGCTGGCCGCAACCGCTGGGTTCGACGGGGCGGCATTGATTTGGGACACCGAAACCGGGGACACCGTGCGGCTGCTGCTGGGGCACGCGGCCCCGCTCTACAGCGCGGAGTTCAGCCCCGATGCTGCCCGCGTGGTGACCTGCAGCGACGACCGCACGGCGATTATCTGGAGCCTATCAAGCTCGGTGGCTCCGGGGCATCCGGCATCAAGCCAGCAATTAGGGATTCAGCTGCGGCCAAACCCTGCCACGGGGGAAACCGTGCTGTGGCTTCCCGCGCCCACCGCCGCAGCAACGCCGCAGCGGGTGGTGCTGGCCACCATGATTGGAACGATTGTGATGGTGAAAGAAGTGGCGGCTGGGGAGCCATCGCTGCTGCTGCCGCTTGGGGGGCTTCCTGCTGGCGTGTATCATGTTGGGGTGGCAGGGGGCGCGCAGCGGCAGGGGGCATGGCTTCACGTGGGTGGGGAGTAA
- a CDS encoding choice-of-anchor D domain-containing protein yields MRYSTEGTAPDRIFIVEYKDMALSGGGDGVVTKITFQIRLYEQCNLIEFYYDNMDPGNTVGWSGGSITTSGTIGIADGKTYISVTPNGSTATASASKANNNISLGATKIDKGVLYKFTPAGISLVGNTAQGGTTGMVNGDNLLSGKKVQRYLATPFTPFTMKPYSGCLPAKYTITVSGSSAAEYSVTPNSGTLSIGQTITPTINFRPTNTGVRPAVLTFSDGTVTRTFNLVGEGTTRLTWTGNTAQGGTPNLVTNKDTLLNNSRVERLIPGFFKPIDIAVAANITAPDAPVTVSIVDSTGLGQYKIMDPNGNPVNSFTFSAPQGATFSPNIRFLPTGVGYQRGSITVNAEGETRFFILNAYSVAAGGEFYIGSERIGPTSQIFQKDYICVGEAVQSYPVDIKNIGDGSFKITSIHTFQTDSVYAQGVPRYPLLRDGNGNLIQINDYSFSVDPGTAPATPENATQFPIEIPYLTTGRTYVNFVPQLPGKRFARMFIYTNGANFTGVDPDGNTVDGLLVVDVFGRGLGAFASDANSNTLPKTVTFPQTRIGKTSTQTVSICNTGACDLRIGKKQFRIINGDVQEFKILDAFGNVAVDANPNNETWVLPPDSCASITFSFTPSRTGSRRVSIQLQTNDSALVNNNIERGAYYWDLVGVGSIGIETRDIAISPAVVDGPSSESPSSSAMAENNTDELVVIEKVEISGPDAAEFAMNPLKPWPALPFAIDPGQTVDLSVIHTPAAGSQPGPRNATLLLITSSGDTMMVAITGEAATRTVAATPSSLFDNVTVAVGKVARQTVMITNTGTTALKLGTTTITGPTSTDYTLGRVPRTNLAPGQTEYMEVTYRPLNKGASSAVLTVNSNATNGAVTVQLGGTATKIGGAETPGTGLANSEEISEAAGVKLWQSRPNPGRELVEVRYSIAEKGLVQLVLFDERGRQVLVLDEGERESGEHGTVFSVGGLASGTYHYRLVSGGQTLVRTLTVAK; encoded by the coding sequence GTGCGTTACAGCACAGAAGGAACGGCTCCCGATCGCATTTTTATTGTTGAGTACAAAGACATGGCCTTATCTGGCGGAGGGGACGGGGTCGTAACAAAAATCACGTTCCAGATCCGCTTGTATGAGCAATGCAATCTGATAGAGTTCTACTACGACAACATGGATCCGGGAAACACGGTAGGGTGGAGCGGAGGATCCATTACCACCAGCGGGACGATTGGTATTGCCGATGGCAAAACCTATATCAGCGTCACCCCCAACGGAAGCACGGCAACCGCCAGTGCATCGAAGGCCAATAACAATATTAGCCTTGGCGCAACCAAGATTGACAAGGGGGTATTGTACAAATTCACCCCCGCTGGAATATCGCTTGTGGGAAATACCGCTCAAGGTGGTACAACCGGAATGGTCAATGGGGATAACCTTCTATCTGGCAAGAAAGTCCAACGGTACTTGGCAACGCCGTTCACGCCATTTACCATGAAGCCGTACAGCGGTTGCTTGCCTGCTAAGTACACCATCACGGTTAGTGGCTCCAGTGCGGCAGAGTACAGCGTAACCCCAAACTCAGGGACGTTAAGCATTGGCCAGACAATAACTCCAACAATCAATTTCCGCCCCACAAATACAGGGGTGCGCCCTGCAGTGCTAACATTCTCCGATGGAACGGTGACACGCACCTTCAACCTTGTTGGCGAAGGCACGACCCGCCTAACTTGGACCGGAAACACCGCGCAAGGTGGCACGCCAAACCTGGTGACGAACAAGGATACACTGCTGAATAACAGCCGCGTGGAACGGCTGATCCCCGGGTTCTTCAAGCCGATTGACATCGCCGTGGCGGCCAACATAACCGCGCCGGACGCACCCGTCACCGTCAGCATTGTTGACTCCACAGGGCTGGGTCAATACAAGATCATGGACCCGAACGGGAACCCTGTGAACAGCTTCACCTTCTCGGCTCCGCAGGGGGCAACCTTTAGCCCGAACATCCGCTTCCTACCAACGGGGGTGGGGTATCAACGTGGCTCCATCACCGTGAATGCCGAAGGCGAAACGCGCTTCTTTATCCTGAACGCCTACTCGGTGGCTGCCGGTGGCGAATTCTACATCGGCAGCGAGCGGATTGGCCCCACCAGCCAGATCTTCCAGAAGGATTACATCTGCGTTGGCGAAGCCGTCCAAAGCTATCCTGTGGATATCAAAAATATCGGCGATGGGTCATTCAAGATCACCAGTATCCACACCTTCCAGACCGATAGCGTCTATGCCCAGGGTGTCCCGCGCTACCCACTGCTGCGCGATGGCAACGGGAACCTTATCCAAATCAACGACTATTCCTTCTCGGTGGATCCAGGAACCGCGCCAGCAACGCCTGAGAACGCCACCCAGTTCCCAATCGAGATTCCGTATCTGACCACTGGCCGCACCTACGTGAACTTCGTTCCGCAGCTTCCTGGCAAGCGGTTTGCGCGGATGTTCATTTACACCAACGGCGCAAACTTCACCGGCGTTGACCCCGATGGCAACACGGTTGACGGCTTGCTTGTGGTGGATGTGTTCGGGCGCGGGCTTGGCGCGTTTGCCAGCGATGCCAACAGCAACACCTTGCCGAAGACGGTCACCTTCCCGCAAACAAGAATTGGGAAGACCTCCACGCAGACCGTCAGCATCTGCAACACCGGCGCGTGCGACCTTCGGATTGGCAAGAAGCAGTTCCGCATCATCAATGGGGATGTGCAGGAGTTCAAGATTTTGGATGCCTTCGGCAACGTTGCGGTGGATGCCAACCCGAACAACGAGACCTGGGTTCTTCCGCCAGATAGCTGCGCCAGCATCACGTTCAGCTTTACGCCGTCGCGCACGGGATCGCGCCGGGTCAGCATCCAGCTGCAAACCAACGACTCGGCACTGGTCAACAACAACATCGAGCGGGGGGCCTACTACTGGGATTTGGTGGGCGTTGGAAGCATCGGGATTGAAACGCGGGACATCGCAATCAGCCCGGCGGTGGTGGATGGTCCATCCAGCGAAAGCCCAAGCAGCAGCGCAATGGCCGAGAACAACACCGACGAACTGGTGGTGATTGAGAAAGTGGAGATTAGCGGCCCCGACGCAGCCGAGTTTGCGATGAACCCGCTGAAGCCGTGGCCAGCACTGCCGTTCGCGATTGACCCGGGGCAGACGGTGGACCTTTCGGTAATCCACACTCCGGCCGCCGGAAGCCAGCCGGGACCACGGAACGCAACGCTTCTGCTGATTACCTCATCGGGTGACACGATGATGGTGGCCATTACTGGCGAAGCGGCAACGCGGACGGTGGCGGCAACTCCATCATCGCTGTTCGACAACGTGACGGTGGCTGTTGGGAAGGTGGCACGGCAAACGGTGATGATTACGAACACCGGAACAACGGCCTTGAAGCTGGGGACGACGACCATCACCGGTCCGACTTCAACGGACTACACGCTGGGTCGCGTGCCACGGACGAACTTGGCACCCGGGCAGACGGAGTACATGGAGGTGACGTATCGTCCGCTGAACAAGGGGGCAAGCAGCGCGGTGCTGACGGTAAACAGCAACGCGACGAACGGCGCGGTGACAGTTCAGTTGGGGGGAACAGCCACAAAGATCGGCGGGGCGGAAACGCCTGGGACTGGCCTGGCGAACAGCGAAGAAATCAGCGAGGCAGCTGGGGTGAAACTCTGGCAAAGCCGCCCGAACCCGGGACGTGAGTTGGTGGAGGTCCGCTACAGCATTGCGGAGAAGGGATTGGTGCAGTTGGTGCTGTTCGACGAGCGTGGCCGGCAGGTGCTGGTGCTGGATGAAGGGGAGCGTGAATCAGGGGAACATGGAACGGTGTTCAGCGTTGGTGGCTTGGCAAGCGGGACGTATCACTACCGGCTTGTCAGCGGCGGCCAAACGTTAGTTCGGACGCTGACGGTGGCGAAGTAA